TTAACAAGTTTTTGTCCATGAGATTCCTCCTTGTTAACTATTAAAAGTGGGATTCGTTCGGGGGAAAAATAAATGCCTTTCATCCCAAAACTAAGGGACGAAAGGCATAGAACTTCCGTGGTACCACCCAGCTTCGCAGCAGCAGCTGCGCACTCGTTTCCCCATAACGGAGGATGACCCGTCCGTGCATTTCCTCACGGCTGCTCCCGGGCGAACACCACAGCGCCTGACGAACCGGCTTCCAGCCGATGGCCGGTCCTCTCTTGGAAAGGCGTTTCCTGCGGAACTTCCCATTCAACGCATTTACCTACCATACTTATACCACAGCCGGGAGAAACTTGCAAGGGGGAATTTGTCCGCCGCCGGGAGAAAACGGCGAAAAACCGGAGGAGGAACGGCTGTCCCTCCTCCGACGGGGTCGTTATGGCGCTCAGCCCCAGAGGGCCTTCATCAGCTCCGGGTAGGCATCGTCACAGATGTTGATGCACCGGGAGACATACTCCAGACAGATATCCCCCACATCGTGGCTGCGGAAGGCCACGTCCGCCTCCGCCTGCACGGTGTGGTCATTGGTATCAATGACGAACTTCACGAAGCGGAACCTGGCGTTCTGCTGATTGATGGCAGCCAGCATGGTGGGCAGCTTGCTCTCCGGGAATTTCACCAGATCGAACATCCGGATGGCCACCGACTTGCAGTCCTCGTCGAAGAAAAATTGCAGCGTCAGGGTGGAGATGTTCTCGCAGGTGTAGCGCAGCACGACAACGTCCTTGCCGGAGTCGGTGGTACCCTTGTACTCATATTTGATGCCCTTGTTGTCCATAGCGTCGGTGAACTGTCTGGTGGAAGAAAGCATAGGTCGTACCTCCTGAAGATTTCGTTTATCCAAGTATAGGGGATACGGCGGCGGATGTCAATACGGCCCCGGCCAAAATGGGGAGGGGGTGTGTTTTTCGGGGAAAATGTGGTATACTCTCCCCAGAATTTACAATGCGGGAGGGCGGATCATGGAGCAGGAGAGAAAAGTCGAGCCCATCGGCCGGGAGCTTGTGAGGCGGCTGCTGCCTCGCCGGGACCCGGAGGGCCACAAGGGTACCTTCGGTAAGGTGCTGTGTCTGTGCGGCAGCGTGGGCTATACCGGAGCGCCGGTATTTGCCAGCCGTGGGGCGGTGCGTTCCGGGGCGGGACTGGTGTTTCTGGGGGTGCCGGAGAGTATCTGGCCGGTGGCGGCGGTGAAAAGCGACGAGGCCATGCCCTTTCCCCTGCCGGAGGCGGAGGGAAGGCTGTCCCTGCTGGCGGAGGAGACTATCCGGCGGCGTGCGGCGGGCTGCGACGCCGTGCTGCTGGGCTGCGGTCTGGGCCGGGGCCGGCAGACGGATGCGCTGGTGCGGCGGCTGATGGATCTGCCCCAGCCGCTGGTGCTGGATGCCGACGGCATAAATGCGCTGGCGGGGCATATGGATGAATGGGAGCGACGGCGTGGCCGGGTGACGGTGCTGACGCCCCATGAGGGAGAGTTCCTCCGGGTGGGCGGCGACCTGTCCCAAGGACGGACTGCGGCGGCGGAGGACTTTGCCCGCCGGTCCGGGGCCGTGGTGGTGCTGAAGGGGCCGGGGACCGTGGTGGCCGGGCCGGACGGCCGGTGCCGGGTGAACACCACCGGCAACTGCGGCATGGCCAAGGGCGGCAGCGGTGATGTGCTGTCCGGGGTGGTGCTGGCTCTGCTGGGACT
The genomic region above belongs to Vescimonas coprocola and contains:
- a CDS encoding YbjN domain-containing protein, producing MLSSTRQFTDAMDNKGIKYEYKGTTDSGKDVVVLRYTCENISTLTLQFFFDEDCKSVAIRMFDLVKFPESKLPTMLAAINQQNARFRFVKFVIDTNDHTVQAEADVAFRSHDVGDICLEYVSRCINICDDAYPELMKALWG
- a CDS encoding NAD(P)H-hydrate dehydratase; the protein is MEQERKVEPIGRELVRRLLPRRDPEGHKGTFGKVLCLCGSVGYTGAPVFASRGAVRSGAGLVFLGVPESIWPVAAVKSDEAMPFPLPEAEGRLSLLAEETIRRRAAGCDAVLLGCGLGRGRQTDALVRRLMDLPQPLVLDADGINALAGHMDEWERRRGRVTVLTPHEGEFLRVGGDLSQGRTAAAEDFARRSGAVVVLKGPGTVVAGPDGRCRVNTTGNCGMAKGGSGDVLSGVVLALLGLGMDAFDACCCAVWLHGRAGDLAAQEKGQWGMTPTDLLERLPQALREVTE